The Brevibacillus brevis genome contains a region encoding:
- a CDS encoding D-arabinono-1,4-lactone oxidase, with translation MLTVKKHANHWTNWTGNVQSQPKQVAMPESVDEVVQLVRACKKAGTRIRVVGSGHSFTRLVQTEDCLLSLDHLQGIVSVNPADDTVEVWAGTKLKTLGHLLHQAGYSQENLGDINAQSIAGAVSTGTHGTGIHFGSISTQIVGLTVVTASGEVLEVSEQARPELFKAMQVSLGLLGIIVRVKLRVLPAYRLRYQSRRMQLEECLSSLDTFKTEHRHFEFFIFPYSDTVQVKFMNETSDPPSGNQRWSYLKKMVVENGLFWLLSESCRLRPSLTKSVSRLSAQSVPSVHESGYSHQLFATPRLVRFYEMEYCLPAEHMGEAIRELRQAIEQERFAVHFPLECRYVKKDDIWLSPAYERDSAFIAVHMYKGMPYEAYFARMEEIFARYGGRPHWGKMHSMTAEQLHQVYPRLPDFLAIRSELDPDGLFVNPYLADLFGIS, from the coding sequence ATGCTCACTGTAAAGAAGCACGCGAATCACTGGACCAATTGGACAGGAAATGTACAAAGCCAGCCGAAGCAAGTCGCGATGCCAGAGTCCGTGGATGAGGTCGTGCAGCTTGTCCGTGCTTGCAAGAAGGCAGGTACACGGATTCGAGTCGTCGGCTCCGGTCATTCCTTCACGCGGCTCGTCCAGACAGAAGATTGTTTGCTATCCTTGGATCATCTCCAAGGAATCGTCAGTGTAAACCCTGCCGATGATACCGTTGAAGTCTGGGCAGGCACCAAGCTCAAGACACTCGGACACCTCCTGCATCAAGCGGGCTACTCTCAAGAAAACCTTGGAGACATTAACGCCCAGTCCATTGCAGGGGCCGTCAGCACCGGAACACATGGCACAGGCATTCATTTTGGCAGCATCTCCACGCAAATCGTCGGGCTGACAGTCGTGACCGCATCCGGGGAGGTCTTGGAAGTATCCGAGCAAGCTCGTCCGGAGCTGTTCAAAGCCATGCAAGTCTCTCTTGGTCTCTTGGGCATCATTGTACGCGTCAAGCTGCGAGTCCTCCCAGCCTATCGCCTGCGCTACCAAAGCCGTCGCATGCAGCTAGAGGAGTGCCTGTCCTCTCTGGACACTTTTAAAACCGAGCATCGGCATTTCGAATTTTTTATCTTCCCGTATTCGGACACCGTTCAGGTGAAATTCATGAACGAGACCAGCGATCCCCCCAGCGGCAATCAACGCTGGAGCTATTTGAAAAAAATGGTCGTGGAAAATGGGCTTTTTTGGCTCTTGTCCGAGAGCTGCCGATTGCGCCCTTCACTCACCAAAAGCGTCAGCAGGCTGTCCGCCCAAAGCGTCCCCTCTGTCCATGAGAGCGGCTATAGCCATCAGCTTTTCGCCACTCCTCGCCTTGTTCGCTTTTACGAAATGGAATACTGCTTACCTGCTGAGCATATGGGCGAAGCCATACGGGAGCTGCGTCAGGCGATTGAGCAGGAACGCTTTGCCGTTCATTTTCCGCTGGAATGCCGGTACGTCAAAAAGGACGACATCTGGCTCAGTCCCGCTTACGAAAGGGATAGTGCCTTCATTGCCGTCCACATGTACAAGGGCATGCCTTACGAAGCGTACTTTGCCCGGATGGAGGAGATTTTCGCCCGATATGGCGGACGTCCACACTGGGGGAAAATGCACAGCATGACCGCCGAGCAGCTTCATCAGGTCTATCCGCGCTTACCCGATTTCCTCGCCATTCGCTCTGAACTCGACCCTGACGGCTTGTTCGTGAACCCGTATTTGGCTGATCTGTTCGGCATCTCCTGA
- a CDS encoding amino acid permease — MNSGNERDTQLQRSMKSRHLFMLSLGGVIGTGLFLNAGFTINQAGPGGALVAYIVGGILLYLVMTCLGELSVKMPVTGSFQAYASKYIGPASGFTLGWMYWLGSATTAGVEFTAAGMVMQRWFPDTPIWIWCALFIVLLFAFNALTTKGFAETEYWFAGIKVLAVLMFIIVGLGAIFGIVSMEGRTAPFLSNFSADGGLFPFGIAIVFVTMMNVVFSYQGSELIGIAAGEAENPQKTIPRAIRNVVFRILVFYVASVTILSALFPSSELGLLESPFVTVFDAVGIPFAADIMNFVILTALLSVGNSCLYAATRLLWSLSHSNMAHPVFGKLTKRKVPLNALLATLAFSLLSLLTSVVAADTVYVLLMSVSGIAVTFTWMGIALSQFNFRRQYLREGGKIENLQFVAPFYPVMPLLCLALCTFILIFPAFDPTQRIGLFYGIGALVLFYTFYYVRYGRKKVHKPNLPTQG, encoded by the coding sequence ATGAACAGTGGGAATGAAAGAGATACACAGCTACAACGCTCCATGAAAAGTCGCCACTTGTTTATGCTGTCGTTAGGTGGCGTGATCGGGACAGGGCTCTTCCTCAACGCTGGCTTCACGATTAATCAGGCTGGACCTGGCGGAGCGCTAGTCGCCTATATCGTCGGCGGGATTTTGCTGTACCTGGTCATGACATGCCTGGGTGAGCTTTCTGTAAAAATGCCAGTAACAGGCTCTTTCCAAGCCTACGCCAGCAAGTACATTGGTCCAGCGAGCGGGTTTACACTGGGATGGATGTATTGGCTAGGGTCAGCTACAACGGCCGGGGTAGAGTTCACTGCCGCGGGCATGGTCATGCAACGGTGGTTCCCGGATACGCCGATCTGGATCTGGTGCGCGCTCTTTATCGTTTTGCTCTTTGCCTTCAATGCGCTGACGACAAAAGGGTTTGCGGAAACCGAGTACTGGTTTGCCGGAATTAAAGTATTGGCTGTACTTATGTTTATTATTGTCGGACTAGGTGCTATATTCGGTATTGTCAGTATGGAAGGAAGGACCGCTCCGTTTCTCTCCAACTTCTCGGCAGATGGGGGACTATTCCCGTTTGGCATTGCGATCGTTTTTGTAACGATGATGAACGTGGTATTCTCTTATCAAGGCTCTGAACTGATCGGAATTGCAGCTGGGGAAGCAGAAAACCCGCAGAAGACCATTCCGCGGGCGATTCGCAACGTTGTGTTTCGTATTCTCGTGTTCTATGTGGCGTCGGTCACGATCTTGTCCGCCCTCTTTCCGTCGAGTGAGCTGGGACTCTTGGAAAGTCCGTTTGTGACGGTATTTGATGCAGTGGGGATTCCATTTGCAGCGGATATCATGAACTTCGTTATCTTGACGGCTTTGTTGTCTGTTGGCAATTCATGCTTGTACGCAGCCACTCGCTTGTTGTGGTCCCTTTCCCATAGCAATATGGCGCATCCTGTTTTTGGAAAATTGACCAAGCGTAAAGTACCCTTGAACGCACTCTTGGCGACGCTGGCGTTCTCGCTTCTGTCTCTGTTAACCAGTGTGGTTGCGGCGGATACGGTATACGTGCTGCTCATGTCTGTATCTGGTATTGCGGTCACCTTCACGTGGATGGGGATTGCTCTCTCTCAATTCAATTTTCGCCGTCAATACTTGCGTGAGGGTGGAAAAATAGAGAATTTACAGTTCGTAGCACCGTTTTACCCGGTGATGCCGCTCCTGTGTCTGGCTCTTTGCACATTCATTCTTATCTTCCCGGCGTTTGACCCGACACAGCGAATTGGACTCTTCTACGGAATTGGTGCGTTGGTGCTGTTCTATACCTTTTATTATGTGCGCTACGGACGCAAAAAGGTGCATAAACCGAATCTCCCAACGCAAGGCTAA
- a CDS encoding dimethylarginine dimethylaminohydrolase family protein has product MKFSRAIVRKPGKSYVNGLTTSDLGTPDFELALKQHAAYVEALKQTGLDVTVLEADERFPDSTFVEDTAVLTEKCAVITNPGAESRNGEIEDMKLVLPRFYDTIEYIQAPGFLDGGDVMQVDNHFYVGLSTRTNEEGAIQFREILSKYGYEVTIVPLKEFFHLKTGIAYLGNYLLVLAGEFIDSEVFSQYKHLVVEKEVEYSANCIHINDYVIIPKGFESTKKQITDAGYNVIELDMSEFQKQDGGLSCLSLRF; this is encoded by the coding sequence ATGAAATTTTCACGTGCGATTGTAAGAAAACCGGGAAAGAGTTATGTAAATGGTTTGACGACTTCTGATTTGGGTACACCTGATTTTGAACTTGCTCTTAAACAGCATGCCGCTTATGTAGAAGCGCTGAAACAGACAGGTTTGGATGTAACCGTTCTGGAAGCGGACGAGCGTTTCCCGGATTCTACGTTTGTCGAAGATACAGCGGTCCTCACGGAAAAGTGCGCCGTTATCACCAATCCCGGTGCAGAAAGCCGCAATGGTGAAATTGAGGATATGAAATTGGTGCTTCCTCGTTTTTATGACACGATTGAATATATTCAGGCCCCTGGCTTCCTCGATGGTGGAGACGTCATGCAGGTAGACAACCATTTCTATGTCGGTCTGTCGACACGCACCAATGAAGAAGGAGCCATCCAGTTCCGCGAGATTCTCTCCAAGTACGGATATGAAGTCACCATTGTTCCGTTGAAAGAGTTTTTCCACCTGAAAACAGGAATCGCCTACCTTGGCAATTACTTGCTGGTTCTGGCTGGGGAGTTCATTGATTCTGAAGTATTTAGCCAATACAAGCATCTGGTCGTGGAAAAAGAAGTCGAGTACTCTGCGAACTGCATCCATATCAACGACTACGTCATTATTCCAAAAGGCTTTGAGAGCACGAAAAAGCAAATCACTGACGCTGGCTACAATGTGATTGAGCTGGATATGTCTGAATTCCAGAAACAAGACGGAGGATTGAGCTGCCTGTCCCTGCGTTTCTAG
- a CDS encoding IclR family transcriptional regulator: protein MVQSIDRAMSIISVLVSDPNKQHWSISEIAEQTNLPLSTVHRLISSLIKHGLILQVPESKQYKVGYTWMEIGLRILDKMDMRAVARTVMEQLAADVRETVYLNIPQGSHAIVLERVEGPLSVRSMDNLGERIPLHIGAANKTILASMNPIEAEQIVTGLIPDAEKRRELLERLPEIRQNGYAVSYGEKTEGTASIAAPIFGVNQKVVGALSIGVPSYRINEQLLSSLIEQAQHSAKEISHKIGALP from the coding sequence TTGGTACAATCGATTGACCGGGCGATGAGCATCATCTCCGTCCTGGTATCAGATCCAAACAAGCAGCATTGGTCCATCTCAGAAATTGCAGAACAAACGAACCTGCCACTGAGTACGGTACACCGTTTAATAAGCAGCCTCATCAAACACGGACTCATCCTCCAGGTTCCTGAGAGCAAGCAGTACAAGGTCGGCTATACGTGGATGGAAATCGGGCTGCGCATCCTGGACAAGATGGATATGCGCGCTGTCGCCCGAACTGTCATGGAACAATTGGCAGCAGATGTACGCGAAACTGTCTATCTGAACATTCCGCAAGGCTCTCATGCCATCGTACTCGAACGAGTGGAAGGTCCCCTGTCTGTCAGAAGCATGGATAATCTGGGCGAGCGTATTCCGCTACATATTGGTGCGGCAAACAAAACGATTCTCGCCAGCATGAATCCGATCGAAGCAGAGCAAATCGTGACCGGTTTAATCCCGGATGCAGAAAAACGTCGCGAGCTGTTAGAACGACTCCCAGAAATCAGACAAAACGGCTATGCAGTCAGCTACGGTGAGAAAACCGAGGGCACCGCATCCATTGCCGCTCCTATCTTCGGCGTTAACCAAAAGGTCGTAGGTGCTCTGAGTATCGGCGTTCCGAGCTATCGGATCAACGAGCAACTCTTGTCCTCACTCATTGAACAAGCCCAACATAGTGCCAAAGAAATTTCCCACAAGATCGGTGCCTTACCTTAA
- a CDS encoding M20/M25/M40 family metallo-hydrolase, protein MQKWQSKEQLVDLLCNLVSIPSITGSAAEKDLPGYVVDQLRTLPYYQANPDHVRANPTGDGRHFVTALVKKEGVRDTVILVSHFDVVDVEDYGAWMKHAFDPKALTPLFQQNQADMPADVQQDIRTGNWLFGRGTMDMKCGLTLHMSMIEQAIAGEFDGNILLLTVPDEEVNSVGMRAAVPALLKIAEEFDLSYTTVLNSEPMFTRYPGDTNTYLYTGSIGKVLPGFLCYGKETHVGEPFAGLNGNYMASQITCELELNTSFCEVVEGEASPPPTNLIQKDLKKEYSVQIPHRAVTLFNLFLLEKQMEDVVEPLLESARNVAERMKQNYLKHASQFANFAPFSPRDLSISVMTYEELYAYAKKTHGEERLRQLEADVIANRGDKDDRDTTIELVDQLAILCKELSPMMILFFAPPFYPAVSSRNHPLIQQTMEEMKAYARDQHQVNLVKQNYFGGISDLSYVGLQYPAASMKPLVANMPLWDNGYSIPLQELEAFDVPVMNLGPVGRDAHQWTERLDVDYAFDTLKDMLPRCIQSLLQNGKALKE, encoded by the coding sequence ATGCAAAAATGGCAATCAAAAGAGCAGCTCGTTGATCTCTTGTGCAATTTGGTAAGCATCCCAAGCATTACAGGATCAGCTGCCGAAAAGGACTTGCCTGGCTACGTCGTCGATCAGCTGCGCACCCTGCCTTATTATCAAGCCAATCCCGATCATGTGCGTGCGAATCCGACTGGAGACGGGCGCCATTTTGTCACTGCTCTGGTTAAAAAGGAAGGGGTACGGGACACCGTCATTCTCGTCAGCCATTTTGATGTGGTCGATGTCGAGGATTACGGCGCCTGGATGAAGCATGCTTTTGATCCGAAGGCCCTCACTCCTCTCTTCCAGCAAAACCAAGCGGATATGCCAGCCGACGTTCAACAGGATATCCGCACCGGCAACTGGCTGTTTGGTCGTGGCACCATGGATATGAAATGCGGACTGACGCTGCACATGTCGATGATTGAGCAAGCGATTGCTGGAGAGTTCGACGGCAACATATTGCTTCTCACCGTCCCTGACGAAGAGGTGAATTCTGTCGGGATGCGGGCAGCAGTCCCAGCGCTTTTGAAAATCGCCGAAGAATTCGACCTGAGCTACACCACCGTACTCAACTCCGAGCCGATGTTTACCCGCTATCCAGGGGATACGAATACGTACTTGTACACAGGCTCCATCGGAAAAGTGCTGCCTGGCTTCCTCTGCTACGGCAAAGAAACACATGTCGGCGAGCCTTTTGCTGGGTTAAACGGCAATTACATGGCCTCTCAAATTACATGTGAGCTCGAGCTGAACACATCCTTTTGCGAGGTCGTCGAGGGGGAAGCCTCTCCTCCGCCGACGAACCTGATCCAAAAGGATTTGAAAAAAGAGTACTCGGTGCAAATTCCGCACCGTGCTGTGACGCTTTTCAACCTGTTCCTGCTGGAAAAGCAAATGGAGGATGTCGTAGAGCCGCTGCTGGAATCGGCAAGAAATGTCGCAGAGCGCATGAAGCAAAACTACCTGAAGCACGCGAGCCAGTTTGCCAACTTTGCGCCTTTCAGCCCGCGTGATCTGTCCATTTCTGTCATGACTTACGAAGAGCTGTACGCCTACGCGAAGAAAACGCACGGGGAAGAAAGGCTCCGCCAGCTGGAAGCAGATGTGATCGCCAACCGCGGCGACAAGGACGATCGCGACACCACGATCGAGCTGGTGGATCAATTAGCGATTTTGTGCAAAGAACTGTCGCCAATGATGATCTTGTTCTTCGCTCCACCGTTTTACCCGGCAGTCAGCTCGCGCAATCATCCTCTGATCCAACAAACGATGGAAGAGATGAAAGCATACGCGAGAGATCAGCACCAGGTTAATTTGGTCAAACAAAACTACTTTGGCGGCATCTCTGACTTGAGCTACGTCGGACTCCAATATCCGGCGGCTTCCATGAAGCCATTGGTAGCGAACATGCCTTTGTGGGACAACGGCTACTCCATTCCGCTCCAAGAGCTCGAAGCTTTTGATGTACCTGTCATGAACCTCGGTCCAGTCGGACGTGACGCCCATCAGTGGACAGAGCGTCTGGACGTCGACTATGCATTCGATACGTTAAAAGACATGCTTCCACGCTGCATCCAGTCTCTCTTGCAAAATGGGAAAGCATTGAAGGAATAG
- a CDS encoding OsmC family protein: MEFQAKENGFVTQLSYGELHVSGDEQYGFRPYQLLVSSIAVCSGGVLRKVLDKMRMPCTDMKVTADVQRNEAEANRVEKIHLHFIITGENMKEEKVQKAIEAASKNCPMVQSVKGSIVVTESFELVS, from the coding sequence ATGGAATTTCAAGCAAAAGAAAATGGCTTTGTCACTCAACTGTCCTACGGTGAGCTGCACGTATCCGGTGATGAACAGTATGGCTTTCGCCCCTATCAGCTCCTGGTCTCTTCCATCGCTGTTTGCAGTGGCGGTGTTTTGCGAAAAGTATTAGACAAGATGAGAATGCCGTGCACGGACATGAAAGTAACAGCAGATGTTCAGCGAAATGAGGCAGAGGCAAATCGGGTTGAAAAAATTCACCTCCACTTCATCATTACGGGAGAAAATATGAAAGAAGAAAAAGTGCAAAAAGCCATCGAAGCCGCGAGCAAAAACTGCCCGATGGTCCAATCTGTCAAGGGAAGCATCGTCGTAACCGAGTCCTTTGAATTGGTATCATAA
- a CDS encoding nucleobase:cation symporter-2 family protein, whose protein sequence is MEQHRESNQLVVGVDDKISVGKAFLLGLQHVLAMDLYIAPIIIAGLLTMDASSTSFFIQMCFLATGIGTLIQTGFGLRLPVVQGPSYVPIGALAAIGSKLGMGAMIGSMIPGALFVALMGYPLKWFAKAVRKFIPPLVGGTVIIIVGIALMPTGMGNIYHSPGNIWTNILIAAVSAGVLVICMLLGTRAKVAGAFFRLVSVLIAIFVGTVTAAFFGTVDFSPVGQAPWLSMPKLFPYGAPVFDLSAVLTMLFVYLIIMIETTGTWFVVSTVTNSELTEERLNHGAVGEGLGCFVGALFGGTPTTGYSSNAGLIAVTGVGSRMAIMAGGLILIALGLVPKLSAAITCIPEPVINGIFGIVCVAIVANGIKVIQNITIDDRTMMVIGLPILLTMAVTVLPKDALAGVPDFVNYILSSGITVGALATVLLNLLIPEGKKNGVKVPQQQPVSH, encoded by the coding sequence GTGGAACAACATCGCGAAAGCAATCAGCTTGTTGTGGGCGTCGATGACAAAATCAGTGTGGGCAAGGCGTTTTTACTTGGTTTGCAGCATGTGTTGGCTATGGACTTGTACATTGCTCCTATTATTATTGCTGGGCTGCTGACCATGGACGCTTCAAGCACTTCTTTCTTTATTCAAATGTGTTTTCTCGCGACGGGTATCGGGACGTTGATCCAGACTGGCTTTGGATTGCGTTTGCCTGTCGTGCAAGGCCCTTCCTATGTACCCATCGGCGCGCTGGCTGCGATTGGCAGTAAGCTGGGGATGGGTGCGATGATTGGCAGCATGATCCCTGGAGCGCTGTTTGTGGCTCTGATGGGTTATCCATTGAAATGGTTTGCCAAAGCGGTTCGCAAATTCATTCCACCGCTCGTAGGCGGGACAGTGATCATCATCGTGGGCATTGCTCTGATGCCAACAGGGATGGGAAACATTTATCACTCCCCGGGAAATATTTGGACAAACATTTTGATTGCCGCCGTTTCTGCTGGTGTGCTTGTCATCTGTATGCTGCTTGGCACAAGAGCAAAGGTTGCGGGTGCGTTTTTTAGACTTGTATCTGTCCTGATTGCGATTTTCGTCGGAACGGTAACCGCTGCTTTTTTTGGAACGGTAGATTTTAGTCCGGTTGGACAAGCACCGTGGCTGTCCATGCCGAAGCTGTTTCCGTACGGGGCTCCTGTATTTGATCTCAGTGCTGTTTTGACGATGCTTTTTGTTTATTTGATTATCATGATTGAAACAACAGGGACCTGGTTCGTCGTCTCAACGGTAACGAACAGTGAATTGACGGAGGAGCGACTGAATCACGGTGCTGTCGGTGAAGGCTTGGGGTGCTTTGTCGGGGCATTGTTCGGAGGTACACCTACGACTGGCTATTCCTCCAATGCCGGGTTGATTGCGGTGACAGGAGTAGGGAGCCGGATGGCGATTATGGCCGGAGGATTGATCTTGATTGCCCTTGGGTTGGTGCCGAAGCTGTCAGCGGCGATTACCTGTATACCGGAGCCAGTCATCAACGGAATTTTTGGGATCGTGTGTGTAGCGATTGTGGCGAACGGAATCAAAGTCATTCAAAACATTACGATTGATGATCGGACGATGATGGTGATCGGTTTGCCGATTCTGCTGACAATGGCGGTAACGGTCCTGCCAAAAGATGCGCTCGCAGGAGTACCTGATTTCGTGAACTACATTTTATCTTCAGGCATTACAGTAGGAGCGTTGGCAACGGTTCTTTTGAATCTGCTCATTCCAGAAGGCAAAAAGAACGGAGTGAAGGTTCCACAGCAACAGCCTGTAAGTCATTGA
- a CDS encoding aromatic ring-hydroxylating oxygenase subunit alpha — protein sequence MIVQDTVLRNEWIVACRSVDVQDRPIQVTIMGERVVLFRNEEGIHAFKDLCIHRGAALSLGCVRDGKLVCPYHGWEYEASGACVKIPQLPAEQAIPGKARAILYSCAERYGFVWVNLANQSPEFFAQPEFEDQRFRNVIWGPQTVTAKPPRIVENFLDVGHLAVVHEGYLGVETHMEIGDYRVHRDENGVIRTDEIKIFQPDPDGTGQAKHVYYTYEILRPLTVKFTKRDAENGNLMSILLTVLPLDEARSVAFGVLSFNYETNLSDEEIISFQNLIFAQDKPIVENQKPEDLPLDLQVELSLKCDRASIAYRQYLTEMGVTFGTA from the coding sequence ATGATCGTGCAAGATACCGTGCTGCGTAATGAGTGGATTGTCGCCTGTCGTTCGGTGGATGTACAAGACCGCCCGATCCAGGTCACCATTATGGGCGAGCGGGTCGTCCTCTTCCGCAACGAAGAAGGAATCCATGCGTTTAAAGACCTCTGTATTCACAGAGGCGCTGCCCTGTCTCTGGGCTGTGTCCGAGATGGAAAGCTGGTCTGTCCGTATCACGGTTGGGAATATGAAGCATCCGGAGCCTGTGTAAAAATCCCTCAGCTGCCTGCCGAGCAAGCGATTCCCGGCAAGGCGCGCGCTATTTTATACAGCTGTGCAGAGCGCTATGGATTCGTGTGGGTGAATCTCGCCAACCAATCTCCTGAGTTTTTTGCCCAGCCGGAATTTGAGGATCAACGTTTTCGAAATGTCATTTGGGGGCCACAAACAGTAACGGCCAAGCCTCCACGCATCGTAGAGAACTTTTTGGATGTAGGCCATCTGGCTGTCGTTCATGAGGGGTATTTGGGTGTCGAAACGCATATGGAAATCGGGGATTACCGCGTTCACCGCGACGAGAACGGTGTCATTCGCACGGATGAGATCAAGATTTTTCAGCCTGACCCGGACGGTACTGGTCAAGCGAAGCACGTCTATTACACCTACGAAATCCTCCGTCCACTCACGGTAAAATTTACGAAGCGCGATGCAGAAAACGGCAATCTCATGTCCATTTTGCTGACTGTGTTGCCGCTGGATGAAGCACGTAGTGTAGCGTTTGGTGTCCTTTCTTTTAATTACGAGACGAACCTTTCCGATGAGGAGATCATTAGCTTCCAAAACCTTATCTTCGCCCAAGATAAACCGATCGTGGAAAATCAAAAGCCTGAGGACCTGCCGCTCGATCTGCAAGTAGAGCTGTCCTTAAAATGCGACCGTGCGAGCATCGCTTATCGTCAATACTTGACGGAGATGGGTGTTACGTTCGGTACCGCATAA
- the cls gene encoding cardiolipin synthase codes for MALSEKIFAIITIGNLILAAVLIFMERRNIAATWAWLMVLLFLPGIGFIVYLIFGHKLSKKKLYRLKEGEFSHFRAAVDRQKQLLAHGELQVNDPEMERHRDMIFMNVVSDGAFYTQDNTIQVFKEGHSLFNLMFKQMEEAREHIHLLYYILNDDDLGKQLIQLLTKKAQEGVEVRLLYDAVGSSGVSSRFLRPLVEAGGQVASFFPAKIPFLNFRVNFRNHRKLTIIDGKIGYIGGFNIGDEYLGKDKKLGYWRDTHLLIEGRAVYMLQARFFLDWNLSAQKRMNESLAYFPEIHAEGTIGVQIVSSGPNSEKEQIKHAFLKMIYKARKKIYLQTPYFVPDESMLTALKMAAMSGVDVRVMVPGRPDHLMVFWATHSYLGDLLKSGVRCFLYEKGFMHAKAIVVDTQLSSVGTANVDIRSFKLNFETNAFIYDSQMAEELEELFVSDLADCREMTLGEYVNRPLRLRLLESLTRLLSPLL; via the coding sequence ATGGCATTGTCTGAAAAAATATTTGCGATTATTACAATAGGTAACCTGATTTTGGCTGCTGTTCTTATTTTCATGGAGAGGCGAAACATTGCGGCAACCTGGGCCTGGTTGATGGTTTTGCTGTTTTTGCCGGGCATCGGGTTTATCGTTTACCTGATTTTTGGACATAAGCTAAGCAAGAAAAAGCTGTATCGGCTCAAAGAAGGGGAATTTTCTCATTTTCGAGCTGCGGTCGATAGACAAAAGCAGTTGCTTGCCCATGGTGAACTACAGGTGAATGACCCTGAGATGGAGAGACACCGCGACATGATTTTCATGAACGTGGTAAGTGATGGAGCGTTTTATACGCAGGATAATACCATTCAGGTTTTTAAGGAAGGCCATAGTCTGTTCAACCTCATGTTCAAACAGATGGAGGAAGCACGCGAGCATATACATTTGCTCTACTATATTTTAAATGACGATGATTTAGGGAAACAGCTCATTCAACTGCTGACGAAGAAGGCACAGGAGGGCGTCGAGGTTCGATTGCTCTATGATGCGGTAGGTTCCTCGGGTGTCTCATCCCGGTTCCTGCGCCCACTGGTAGAAGCAGGGGGACAAGTCGCCTCCTTTTTCCCGGCGAAGATTCCGTTCCTGAATTTTCGGGTCAACTTCCGAAATCATCGCAAGCTGACGATTATTGATGGCAAGATTGGCTATATCGGAGGCTTCAACATCGGGGATGAATACCTGGGCAAGGATAAGAAGCTGGGGTATTGGCGTGATACTCATTTGCTAATTGAGGGAAGAGCGGTGTACATGCTGCAAGCACGCTTTTTCCTGGACTGGAATTTGTCTGCACAAAAAAGAATGAATGAGTCACTCGCGTATTTTCCGGAGATTCATGCCGAGGGCACGATTGGCGTTCAGATCGTTTCGAGCGGGCCGAACTCGGAAAAAGAGCAAATTAAGCATGCTTTTTTGAAAATGATTTACAAGGCACGGAAGAAGATTTACTTGCAGACACCGTATTTCGTTCCCGATGAAAGTATGCTGACCGCACTAAAAATGGCGGCAATGTCCGGCGTGGATGTGCGGGTGATGGTCCCGGGAAGACCTGATCATTTGATGGTATTCTGGGCGACTCATTCTTATCTCGGCGATTTGTTAAAGAGTGGTGTGCGCTGCTTCCTCTACGAAAAAGGCTTCATGCACGCCAAAGCCATTGTGGTCGATACCCAGCTGTCGTCTGTGGGAACGGCCAATGTTGATATTCGCAGCTTCAAGCTGAATTTCGAGACGAATGCGTTTATTTACGATTCGCAGATGGCAGAGGAGCTGGAGGAACTGTTTGTCTCCGATCTGGCTGATTGCCGGGAAATGACATTGGGAGAGTATGTGAACCGACCGCTGCGTTTGCGCTTGCTGGAATCGTTGACGCGGTTGTTGTCTCCACTTTTATAA